A single genomic interval of Pseudomonas sp. FeN3W harbors:
- a CDS encoding DUF2946 domain-containing protein, which yields MSIWLGLFAMLMIHVGPLYSAVQAAQASAQHHHHAEHEPTAHGHHGQARAGDPAWLAALELCGYCELLTVNPPLSLSVDLVLPSHAPAYFHPLPEQPQAPALRRSSGHPRAPPHLHC from the coding sequence ATGAGCATTTGGCTTGGCCTGTTCGCCATGCTGATGATCCATGTCGGCCCGTTGTATTCGGCAGTCCAGGCCGCCCAGGCCAGTGCGCAGCATCATCACCATGCCGAGCATGAGCCAACCGCTCACGGTCATCACGGCCAGGCACGTGCGGGCGATCCCGCCTGGCTGGCAGCGCTCGAACTCTGCGGCTACTGCGAGCTGTTGACGGTCAATCCGCCGCTCAGCCTGTCCGTCGATCTGGTGCTGCCTAGCCACGCGCCGGCTTACTTCCACCCACTTCCCGAGCAGCCGCAGGCTCCTGCGCTGCGACGCAGCAGCGGCCATCCCCGCGCCCCACCGCATCTCCACTGCTGA
- a CDS encoding TonB-dependent copper receptor: protein MSSITHGCTARARLSERFSIQPSRLRWQFAHAALLGMLASGALAAEAEHAGHAEHAEAVELAPMVITGVGQQSPLTVVTDPKIPRQPMPASDGADYLKTIPGFSAVRNGGVNGDPVFRGMFGSRLKLLSNGGEMLGACPNRMDSPSSYISPDTFDKLTVIKGPQSVLWGPGASAATVLFEREPEQFSEPDYRLNGSLLTASNGRFDRNLDAAAGNSQGYARLMANSSQADDYADGNGDTVPSRYDKWNTDIALGWTPDADTLVELTAGRGDGYARYAGRGMDGSQFQRESLGLRFEKTNLGETFYGLEAQVYYNYADHIMDNYSLRDFVPSMMMPNPTLSRVDRRTLGGRLVGTWQWTDVELKAGVDAQRSEHRKVMNPAGAANQMVTAAGSDVLPWVPDAMLHSYGVFGELTWQLSEREKLISGLRLDLHEATDEREFFRSHDASSMPIVSRNWDNPTAGETRRDTLYSGFLRYEEELVSLPATWYAGLGHAERFPDYWELFVSNPGPVGTLQPFDSVRPEKTTQLDVGLQYAKGPLEAWVSVYAGLVEDYILFSYVPGVMPGMLRAEVSNIDATIAGAEMGASYRFTSNWKGDASLAYAWGKNRSDDRAMPQIPPLEGRLGVTYERDNWSTSGLWRVVASQGRVAENQGTVVGKDFDESAGFGVLAVNGAYRLNKNFKLSAGVDNLLDKAYSEHLNLAGSAGFADYGLEPTSRVNEPGRTYWARVDMSF, encoded by the coding sequence ATGTCCAGCATTACTCATGGCTGTACGGCGCGAGCGCGCCTGTCTGAGCGTTTTTCGATTCAACCATCCCGCCTGCGTTGGCAGTTCGCCCATGCCGCGCTGCTGGGAATGCTCGCCAGTGGCGCACTGGCCGCGGAGGCTGAGCATGCCGGCCATGCGGAGCACGCCGAAGCCGTTGAACTGGCGCCGATGGTCATTACCGGCGTCGGCCAGCAGTCCCCACTGACCGTGGTGACCGACCCCAAGATTCCCCGTCAGCCGATGCCGGCCAGCGACGGTGCCGACTACCTGAAGACCATTCCCGGCTTTTCCGCCGTGCGTAACGGCGGCGTCAACGGCGATCCGGTGTTCCGCGGCATGTTCGGCTCGCGCCTGAAACTGCTCTCCAACGGCGGCGAAATGCTCGGCGCCTGCCCGAATCGCATGGATTCGCCGAGCTCGTACATCAGCCCGGACACCTTCGACAAGCTCACGGTCATCAAAGGGCCGCAGAGCGTGCTCTGGGGGCCAGGTGCCTCGGCCGCCACCGTGCTCTTCGAGCGCGAGCCGGAGCAGTTCAGTGAGCCGGATTATCGCCTCAACGGCAGCTTGCTGACCGCCTCCAACGGTCGCTTCGACCGCAACCTGGACGCCGCCGCCGGCAACAGTCAGGGCTATGCGCGGCTGATGGCCAACAGCTCCCAGGCTGACGATTACGCCGATGGCAACGGCGATACCGTGCCGTCGCGTTACGACAAGTGGAACACCGACATCGCCCTGGGCTGGACGCCGGATGCGGACACCCTGGTCGAGCTGACCGCCGGCCGCGGCGATGGCTACGCACGCTATGCCGGGCGCGGGATGGACGGCAGCCAGTTCCAGCGTGAGAGCCTGGGGCTGCGCTTCGAGAAGACCAATCTCGGCGAGACCTTCTACGGGCTGGAGGCGCAGGTCTACTACAACTACGCCGACCACATCATGGACAACTACAGCCTGCGCGATTTCGTGCCGTCGATGATGATGCCCAACCCGACGCTGTCGCGGGTCGACCGACGTACGCTGGGTGGCCGGCTGGTCGGCACCTGGCAATGGACGGATGTCGAGCTCAAGGCCGGGGTCGATGCCCAGCGTAGCGAGCACCGCAAGGTCATGAACCCGGCCGGCGCCGCCAACCAGATGGTCACCGCTGCGGGAAGCGACGTACTGCCCTGGGTGCCGGACGCGATGTTGCACAGCTACGGCGTCTTCGGCGAGCTGACCTGGCAGCTCAGCGAGCGCGAGAAGCTCATCAGCGGCCTGCGTCTGGACCTGCACGAAGCGACCGACGAGCGCGAGTTCTTCCGCAGTCATGACGCTTCGAGCATGCCCATCGTTTCCCGCAACTGGGACAACCCTACTGCCGGTGAAACGCGTCGCGACACGCTCTACAGCGGCTTCCTGCGCTATGAGGAGGAGCTCGTCAGCCTGCCCGCGACCTGGTATGCCGGCCTCGGCCATGCCGAACGCTTCCCCGACTATTGGGAGCTGTTCGTTTCCAATCCCGGCCCGGTGGGCACGCTGCAACCCTTCGACTCGGTGCGGCCGGAGAAGACCACGCAGCTGGACGTCGGCCTGCAATACGCCAAGGGGCCGCTGGAGGCCTGGGTTTCCGTCTATGCCGGCCTGGTCGAGGATTACATTCTGTTCAGCTATGTGCCCGGCGTAATGCCCGGCATGCTTCGCGCCGAGGTCAGCAACATCGACGCTACCATCGCTGGAGCCGAGATGGGCGCCAGCTACCGCTTCACCAGCAACTGGAAGGGTGATGCGAGTCTGGCCTATGCCTGGGGCAAGAACCGCAGCGACGATCGTGCCATGCCGCAGATCCCGCCACTGGAAGGACGTCTGGGCGTGACCTACGAGCGAGACAACTGGAGCACCAGCGGCCTCTGGCGCGTGGTCGCCTCGCAGGGTCGGGTTGCAGAGAACCAGGGCACGGTGGTCGGCAAGGACTTCGACGAGAGCGCCGGCTTCGGCGTGTTGGCGGTCAACGGCGCCTACCGGCTGAACAAGAACTTCAAGCTCAGTGCGGGCGTCGACAACCTGCTGGACAAGGCCTACAGCGAGCATCTCAATCTAGCCGGCAGTGCGGGCTTCGCCGATTACGGCCTTGAGCCCACCAGCCGAGTCAACGAACCGGGCCGCACCTACTGGGCGCGGGTCGACATGAGCTTCTAA
- the xseA gene encoding exodeoxyribonuclease VII large subunit gives MLKDPFQRLNLDREVLTVSQLNGRARLLLEDVFAQVWVEGEISNLARPASGHIYFTLKDKNAQVRCALFRQNAARVRQALRDGLAVRVRGKVSLFEGRGDYQLILDTLEPAGDGALRLAFEALKEKLSAEGLFAAERKAALPAHPRRIGIVSSPTGAVIRDIISVFKRRAPQVELTLIPTAVQGREATGQIVRALQLADAQGFDALILARGGGSLEDLWCFNEEAVARAVDACVTPIVSAVGHETDVSIADFVADVRAPTPSAAAELLAPSSADLQHRLSGLQQRLVLRMRDRLHRDAMRLEGLTRRLRHPGERLQQQAQRIDDLEQRLLRAVDRRLCSGRERLARLETRLAAQHPGRSLNLLRQRLEHLSSRLPRAMQANLKGRRQQLQGLAQTLNVVSPLATLSRGYSILLDERGQAIRSASQTQPGQRLKARLGEGELEVRVEDNHLTPVTLPLL, from the coding sequence ATGCTCAAAGATCCCTTCCAGCGTCTCAATCTCGATCGCGAAGTACTGACCGTCAGCCAGCTCAACGGCCGCGCGCGGCTGCTGCTGGAGGACGTGTTCGCCCAGGTCTGGGTCGAAGGCGAGATTTCCAACCTCGCCCGCCCGGCTTCCGGCCACATCTATTTCACCCTCAAGGACAAGAACGCCCAGGTGCGTTGCGCGTTGTTCCGGCAGAACGCGGCGCGGGTACGCCAGGCGCTGCGCGACGGCCTGGCGGTGCGGGTACGCGGCAAGGTCTCGCTGTTCGAGGGGCGCGGTGATTACCAGCTGATTCTCGATACGCTGGAGCCGGCCGGTGACGGCGCTTTGCGCCTAGCCTTCGAGGCACTCAAGGAAAAGCTCAGCGCCGAAGGTCTGTTCGCTGCCGAACGCAAGGCTGCCCTGCCCGCCCACCCGCGGCGCATCGGCATCGTCAGCTCGCCGACCGGCGCGGTCATTCGCGACATCATCTCGGTGTTCAAACGCCGCGCGCCGCAGGTCGAGCTGACGCTGATTCCAACCGCCGTGCAAGGTCGCGAAGCCACCGGACAGATCGTCCGCGCACTGCAGCTGGCCGATGCCCAGGGCTTCGATGCGCTGATTCTGGCCCGCGGCGGCGGTTCGCTGGAGGACCTCTGGTGCTTCAACGAAGAAGCGGTGGCGCGCGCGGTGGATGCCTGTGTCACGCCGATTGTCAGCGCCGTGGGCCACGAAACCGATGTCTCGATCGCCGATTTCGTCGCCGATGTTCGCGCGCCGACGCCATCCGCGGCCGCCGAGCTGCTGGCCCCCAGCAGCGCCGACCTGCAACACCGGCTGAGCGGGCTGCAACAGCGCCTGGTGCTGCGCATGCGCGACCGTCTGCACCGTGACGCCATGCGACTGGAAGGCCTGACCCGTCGCCTGCGCCACCCCGGCGAACGGCTGCAGCAGCAGGCCCAGCGCATCGACGACCTCGAGCAGCGCCTGCTGCGCGCCGTTGACCGTCGCCTGTGCAGCGGCCGGGAGCGTCTGGCCCGCCTGGAAACACGCCTGGCCGCGCAACACCCGGGGCGTTCGCTGAATCTGTTGCGCCAGCGCCTCGAACACCTCTCCTCGCGTCTGCCGCGAGCGATGCAAGCCAATCTGAAAGGCCGCCGGCAACAGCTACAGGGCCTCGCCCAGACGCTCAATGTGGTCAGCCCGCTGGCTACGCTCAGTCGCGGCTACAGCATCCTGCTCGACGAGCGCGGCCAGGCGATCCGCAGCGCCAGCCAGACGCAACCTGGCCAGCGCCTCAAGGCCAGGCTCGGCGAGGGCGAATTGGAGGTGCGGGTGGAAGACAATCATCTGACACCGGTCACGCTGCCGCTGCTCTGA
- the leuA gene encoding 2-isopropylmalate synthase, protein MTMLKNPSKKYRAFPAIDIPDRTWPSKTITQAPIWLSSDLRDGNQSLIEPMDAAKKMRFFKTLVQVGIKEIEVGFPSASQTDFDFVRELIEGGHIPDDVTIQVLTQAREDLITRTFESLKGAKQAIVHYYNATAPSFRRIVFNQDKAGVVNIAVNAAQIIKRLAAQNPETAWRFEYSPEIFSSTEPEFAVEVCNAVIEVFQPTPEQKLILNLPATVEAATPNIYADQIEWFCRHVERRDSVLVSLHTHNDRGTGVAATELGLMAGADRVEGCLFGNGERTGNVDLVTVALNMYTQGIDPQLDFSDIDAVRKVVEECNQLPVHPRHPYVGDLVHTAFSGSHQDAIRKGFSLQDPEGVWEVPYLPIDPADIGRSYEAVIRVNSQSGKGGITFLLEQEYGISLPRRMQIEFSQVVQKETDRLGLEMSAKQIYALLEAEYLQATAPYTLKGHRLQEENGTSAVDVEVATDGEIAHWRGIGKGPLEALVAALPVKLEIMDYHEHSIGAGSNAKAAAYIEVRLDGERPLHGIGIDENITTASIRALFSAMNRALREAREQAA, encoded by the coding sequence ATGACCATGCTCAAGAACCCGTCGAAAAAATATCGCGCCTTCCCGGCCATCGACATTCCGGATCGCACCTGGCCGTCGAAGACGATCACCCAGGCACCGATCTGGCTGAGCTCGGATCTGCGCGACGGCAATCAGTCGCTGATCGAGCCGATGGATGCCGCGAAGAAGATGCGTTTCTTCAAGACACTGGTGCAGGTCGGCATCAAGGAAATCGAGGTCGGCTTCCCCTCTGCTTCGCAGACCGACTTCGACTTCGTCCGCGAGCTGATCGAAGGCGGGCACATCCCTGACGACGTCACCATCCAGGTGCTGACCCAGGCGCGCGAAGACTTGATCACCCGCACCTTCGAGTCGCTGAAGGGCGCCAAGCAGGCCATCGTCCACTACTACAACGCCACCGCGCCGAGTTTCCGCCGCATCGTCTTCAATCAGGACAAGGCCGGCGTGGTGAACATCGCGGTCAACGCGGCACAGATCATCAAGCGCCTGGCTGCGCAGAACCCGGAAACCGCCTGGCGCTTCGAGTATTCGCCGGAAATCTTCAGCTCCACCGAGCCGGAATTCGCCGTCGAGGTGTGCAACGCGGTGATCGAGGTGTTCCAACCGACGCCCGAGCAGAAGCTGATCCTCAACCTGCCGGCCACGGTGGAAGCCGCCACACCCAATATTTACGCCGACCAGATCGAGTGGTTCTGCCGCCACGTCGAACGTCGCGACAGCGTGCTGGTCAGCCTGCACACCCACAACGATCGCGGCACCGGCGTGGCCGCCACCGAGCTGGGCCTGATGGCCGGCGCTGATCGCGTCGAAGGCTGCCTGTTCGGCAATGGCGAGCGCACCGGCAACGTCGACCTGGTCACCGTGGCGCTGAACATGTACACCCAGGGCATCGACCCGCAACTGGACTTCTCCGACATCGACGCCGTGCGCAAGGTGGTCGAGGAATGCAACCAGTTGCCGGTACACCCGCGCCATCCCTATGTCGGTGATCTGGTGCATACCGCGTTCTCCGGCTCGCACCAGGATGCGATCCGCAAGGGCTTTTCCCTGCAGGACCCGGAAGGCGTCTGGGAGGTGCCGTATCTGCCGATCGACCCGGCCGATATCGGCCGCAGCTACGAGGCGGTGATTCGCGTCAACAGCCAGTCCGGCAAGGGCGGCATCACCTTCCTGCTCGAGCAGGAATACGGCATCAGCCTGCCGCGGCGCATGCAGATCGAGTTCAGCCAGGTGGTGCAGAAGGAAACCGACCGCCTGGGCCTGGAGATGAGTGCCAAGCAGATCTACGCGCTGCTGGAAGCCGAGTACCTGCAGGCCACCGCGCCGTACACGCTCAAGGGCCATCGCCTGCAGGAAGAGAACGGCACCAGTGCGGTGGATGTGGAAGTCGCGACCGATGGCGAGATCGCTCACTGGCGCGGCATCGGCAAGGGGCCGCTGGAAGCGCTGGTCGCCGCGTTGCCAGTGAAGCTGGAGATCATGGACTACCACGAGCATTCCATCGGCGCCGGCAGCAACGCCAAGGCCGCTGCTTATATCGAGGTACGCCTGGACGGCGAGCGCCCGCTGCACGGTATCGGCATCGACGAAAACATCACCACCGCCAGCATCCGTGCGCTGTTCAGTGCCATGAACCGGGCCTTGCGAGAGGCGCGGGAGCAGGCCGCCTGA
- a CDS encoding peptidoglycan DD-metalloendopeptidase family protein: MPRLLALLLCLALPLCAYAEGFITRLLNKPVPGGVAVIELGDGASAPQARYQGKPTLVLREDGKRWIAIVGIPLSVKPGAQQLEIDGRPQTFQVESRDYRAQHITLKNQRQVNPNPADLKRIERELDEQTRAYRQFSANQPSNLLFDRPVDGPLSSPFGLRRFFNGEERNPHSGLDFAAKSGTPIKAPAAGKVILTGDYFFNGKTVFVDHGQGLISMFCHLSEIGVKVGDQLARGQVLGKVGATGRATGPHLHWNVSLNDARVDPAIFIGAYKP; encoded by the coding sequence ATGCCACGCCTTCTCGCCCTGCTGTTGTGCCTCGCCCTTCCCCTTTGCGCCTATGCCGAGGGCTTCATCACCCGCCTGCTGAACAAGCCTGTGCCCGGCGGTGTTGCCGTGATCGAGCTAGGTGACGGCGCTAGCGCACCGCAGGCTCGCTATCAGGGCAAGCCGACCCTGGTGTTGCGTGAGGATGGCAAACGCTGGATCGCCATCGTCGGCATCCCGCTGTCGGTGAAGCCGGGCGCGCAGCAGCTGGAGATCGATGGTCGTCCCCAAACCTTCCAGGTCGAGAGCCGCGACTATCGAGCGCAGCACATCACGCTGAAGAACCAGCGCCAGGTCAATCCGAATCCGGCAGACCTCAAGCGCATCGAGCGCGAACTGGACGAACAGACCCGCGCCTACCGGCAGTTCAGCGCCAACCAGCCAAGCAATCTGTTGTTCGATCGCCCGGTGGACGGCCCGCTGTCGTCGCCGTTCGGCCTGCGCCGCTTCTTCAACGGTGAGGAACGTAACCCGCACTCGGGCCTGGATTTCGCCGCCAAGAGCGGCACGCCGATCAAGGCACCGGCGGCGGGCAAGGTCATACTCACCGGCGACTATTTCTTCAACGGCAAGACAGTCTTCGTCGACCATGGCCAGGGGTTGATCAGCATGTTCTGCCATCTTTCCGAGATCGGTGTGAAAGTCGGCGACCAGCTGGCACGGGGTCAGGTGCTCGGCAAAGTCGGGGCAACCGGGCGTGCCACTGGCCCCCACTTGCACTGGAACGTGAGCCTTAACGACGCGCGAGTCGACCCGGCCATCTTCATCGGCGCGTACAAACCCTGA
- a CDS encoding DUF2238 domain-containing protein produces MLPAGSITAANSMQDRTLYSTLGSVVLLALACSAIAPYDRATWLLEVAPVLIAAPLLLWSHQRLPLTRLLYAVIAIHALILILGGTYTYARVPPGFWVQEWFDLSRNPYDKLGHFIQGVTPALLAREILLRLRFIEPGKMLGFLALCVALAFSAFYELIEWWVALIAGQGAEDFLGTQGDPWDTQSDMFMALLGALLSVTLMARLQDRQIGGMSRADAAA; encoded by the coding sequence ATGCTGCCGGCTGGATCGATCACGGCGGCTAACTCGATGCAGGACAGAACACTCTATTCAACGTTGGGGTCGGTAGTACTGCTGGCGTTGGCCTGCTCCGCGATCGCTCCGTATGACCGTGCCACCTGGTTGCTGGAAGTCGCTCCGGTACTGATCGCCGCGCCCCTGCTGCTGTGGAGCCACCAGCGCCTGCCGCTGACGCGGCTGCTCTATGCGGTGATCGCCATTCATGCGCTGATCCTGATCCTCGGCGGCACCTACACCTATGCGCGGGTACCACCGGGATTCTGGGTGCAGGAATGGTTCGACCTCAGCCGCAATCCCTACGACAAACTGGGCCATTTCATTCAGGGCGTGACGCCTGCGCTGTTGGCGCGGGAGATCCTGCTTCGCCTGCGCTTCATTGAGCCAGGAAAGATGCTCGGCTTTCTCGCACTGTGCGTCGCGCTGGCCTTCAGCGCCTTCTATGAGCTGATCGAGTGGTGGGTGGCGCTTATCGCCGGGCAGGGCGCGGAGGATTTTCTCGGCACTCAGGGCGACCCATGGGATACCCAATCGGACATGTTCATGGCATTGCTCGGCGCACTCCTGTCCGTCACCCTCATGGCGCGCCTGCAGGATCGCCAGATCGGCGGCATGAGTCGCGCAGACGCGGCAGCGTAG
- a CDS encoding hydrolase has translation MRIKATDSTLLIIDIQERLFPVILDNAAMAEHTAWLQQVAQRVGVPVLLTEQYSKGLGPTIAALRNGVDDAAIVEKLHFSAAGDGELFQRPGGERRQFIICGCETHVCVLQTVLDLRARGNEVFVVEEGVSSRRASDKALALERMRQAGAVIVSREMVAFEWMERAGTELFKSISREFIR, from the coding sequence ATGCGTATCAAGGCAACGGATTCCACCCTGCTGATCATCGACATCCAGGAACGCCTGTTTCCGGTGATCCTCGACAATGCAGCCATGGCCGAGCACACCGCCTGGCTGCAACAGGTGGCGCAGCGAGTCGGTGTGCCGGTGCTGCTGACCGAGCAGTACAGCAAGGGGCTCGGCCCAACGATCGCCGCCCTGCGCAATGGCGTGGATGACGCGGCCATTGTCGAGAAGCTGCATTTCTCCGCGGCCGGCGATGGCGAACTGTTCCAGCGCCCGGGTGGCGAACGCCGGCAGTTCATCATCTGCGGCTGCGAGACGCACGTGTGCGTGCTGCAGACGGTGCTGGACCTGCGCGCCCGTGGCAACGAAGTCTTCGTCGTCGAAGAAGGCGTCAGCTCGCGGCGGGCCAGCGACAAGGCGCTGGCCCTGGAGCGCATGCGCCAGGCCGGCGCGGTGATCGTCTCGCGGGAGATGGTTGCCTTCGAATGGATGGAACGCGCCGGCACCGAACTGTTCAAGAGTATCAGCCGCGAATTTATCCGCTGA
- a CDS encoding NAD(P)-dependent alcohol dehydrogenase translates to MSNSIGYAALDPSAPLAPYSFSRREVGPNDVRIEILFCGVCHSDLHTARNEWNNTLYPSVPGHEIVGRVSAVGANVSKFKAGDIAGVGCLVDSCRSCSSCGEGLEQYCENGFVGTYNGPAFGGGENTLGGYSDNIVVDEKYVLRINHTDNLAAVAPLLCAGITTYSPLRQWKVGPGQKVGVVGLGGLGHMAVKIANAMGAKVVLFTTSPDKREDALRLGAAEVVVSKNKEEMAAHANSFDFILNTVAAPHNLDAFVNLLKRDATMTLVGAPASPHPSPSVFGLIFKRRRIAGSLIGGIAETQEMLDFCAEHGIVSDIEMIRMQDINEAYERMLKSDVKYRFVIDMATLKAA, encoded by the coding sequence ATGAGCAACAGCATCGGTTACGCCGCCCTCGACCCCAGCGCCCCACTCGCCCCCTACTCGTTTTCGCGCCGCGAAGTAGGGCCTAACGATGTACGGATCGAGATTCTCTTCTGCGGCGTCTGCCATTCGGACCTGCATACCGCACGCAACGAGTGGAACAACACCCTGTATCCCTCGGTGCCCGGCCATGAAATCGTCGGCCGCGTGAGCGCGGTCGGCGCGAACGTCAGCAAGTTCAAGGCGGGCGATATCGCCGGCGTCGGCTGCCTGGTCGACAGCTGCCGCAGCTGCTCGTCCTGTGGCGAAGGGCTGGAGCAGTATTGCGAGAACGGGTTCGTCGGCACCTACAACGGTCCGGCGTTCGGCGGTGGCGAGAACACCCTCGGCGGCTATTCCGACAATATCGTGGTGGATGAAAAGTACGTGCTGCGCATCAACCACACCGACAACCTCGCCGCTGTCGCGCCGCTGCTGTGCGCGGGGATCACCACCTACTCGCCGCTGCGCCAGTGGAAGGTCGGTCCGGGGCAGAAGGTCGGTGTGGTCGGCCTCGGCGGTCTCGGCCACATGGCGGTGAAGATCGCCAACGCCATGGGCGCGAAGGTTGTGCTCTTCACCACCTCGCCGGACAAGCGTGAAGATGCCCTGCGCCTCGGCGCTGCCGAAGTGGTGGTGTCGAAGAACAAGGAAGAGATGGCCGCGCACGCCAACAGCTTCGACTTCATCCTCAACACCGTTGCCGCGCCGCACAACCTCGATGCGTTCGTGAATCTGCTCAAGCGCGACGCCACCATGACGCTGGTCGGCGCACCGGCATCGCCGCATCCGTCGCCCAGCGTGTTCGGCCTGATCTTCAAGCGCCGCCGCATCGCCGGCTCGCTGATCGGCGGCATCGCCGAAACCCAGGAGATGCTCGACTTCTGCGCCGAGCACGGCATCGTCTCGGACATAGAGATGATCCGCATGCAGGACATCAACGAAGCCTACGAGCGCATGCTCAAGAGTGACGTGAAGTACCGCTTCGTCATCGACATGGCCACCCTGAAAGCGGCCTGA
- a CDS encoding endonuclease — translation MRRLCLFLLALLCCTNTYADAPRTFREAKKVAWTLYADRPVDFYCGCSFKGNRIDLRSCGYVPRKQPKRAARVEWEHIVPAWVIGHQRQCWQQGGRKQCTAKDPVFSLAEADLHNLVPVVGEVNGDRSNFGFGMLSEKPSQYGACPFVVNFKQRTAMPPEYSRGAIARTYLYMSERYKLRLSKQDRRLYDIWNRQHPVSEWERTRNQRIACIQGNANAYVGAVDLRRCDRSISRSAAATARQG, via the coding sequence ATGCGTCGCCTCTGTCTCTTTCTGCTTGCCCTGCTCTGCTGCACCAACACTTACGCCGATGCACCTCGCACCTTCCGCGAAGCGAAGAAGGTCGCCTGGACGCTCTATGCCGACCGACCGGTGGACTTCTACTGCGGCTGCAGCTTCAAGGGCAATCGCATCGACCTGCGCAGCTGCGGCTACGTCCCGCGCAAGCAGCCCAAGCGCGCCGCACGGGTGGAGTGGGAGCACATCGTCCCGGCCTGGGTCATCGGCCATCAGCGTCAGTGCTGGCAACAGGGCGGGCGCAAGCAATGCACCGCCAAAGACCCCGTTTTCAGCCTGGCCGAAGCCGACCTGCACAACTTGGTTCCGGTGGTCGGCGAGGTGAACGGCGACCGCAGCAACTTCGGCTTCGGCATGCTCAGCGAAAAGCCCAGCCAGTACGGGGCCTGCCCCTTCGTGGTGAACTTCAAGCAGCGCACGGCCATGCCGCCCGAGTACAGTCGCGGCGCCATCGCCCGCACCTATCTGTACATGAGCGAGCGCTATAAGCTGCGCCTGTCGAAACAGGACCGGCGCCTGTACGACATCTGGAACCGCCAGCATCCGGTCAGCGAATGGGAACGCACGCGCAACCAGCGCATCGCCTGCATACAAGGTAATGCCAATGCCTATGTCGGTGCCGTCGATCTGCGGCGCTGCGATCGTTCGATTTCCCGCTCGGCAGCCGCGACCGCCCGCCAGGGTTGA
- a CDS encoding mechanosensitive ion channel family protein, whose translation MSDDLAGWLDWLRAHPELQTLLASATLIFAAWLSNWIVKRILVRGLYRLLRHTRDGELQDFGIIKRLSNIVPALVLSLGVTTVPGLPEAAVTVVQNVCGGFIVLTIALALGAVLDIINVVYQRRPDARLHPIKGYLQVVKIVIYAIATILIIATLIDRSPLILLSGLGAMAAVLMLIFQDTLLSLVASVQITSNDLIRVGDWVEMPQLNADGDVIDIALHTVKVQNWDKTITSIPTKRFISDSFKNWRGMQESGGRRIKRSLYLDQQSVHFLDADERKRLYRFSLLEDYLVNKRKEIDEWNAKLAERGQDPVNTRRVTNLGTFRAYVERYLRAHPGVHQNMTLMVRQLSPTADGLPLEIYCFTNTVAWTQYEAIQSDIFDHLLAILPEFGLRVFQHPSGGDVRDWRDSLRQPGAPALQQPEGHPAEERS comes from the coding sequence ATGTCTGACGATCTGGCCGGCTGGCTGGACTGGCTCAGAGCCCACCCCGAACTGCAAACGCTGCTCGCCAGCGCCACGCTGATCTTCGCTGCCTGGCTGTCCAACTGGATCGTCAAACGCATCCTGGTGCGTGGCCTGTACCGCCTGCTGCGCCACACCCGCGATGGCGAACTGCAGGATTTCGGCATCATCAAGCGGCTGTCGAACATCGTCCCGGCGCTGGTGCTGTCGCTTGGCGTGACGACCGTACCGGGCCTGCCGGAGGCCGCGGTGACCGTGGTGCAGAATGTCTGCGGCGGCTTCATCGTGCTGACCATCGCACTGGCCCTCGGCGCGGTGCTCGACATCATCAACGTGGTCTACCAGCGCCGGCCGGACGCCCGCCTGCACCCGATCAAGGGCTATCTGCAGGTGGTGAAGATCGTCATCTATGCGATCGCCACCATCCTCATCATCGCCACCCTGATCGACCGTTCGCCGCTGATCCTGCTCTCCGGCCTCGGTGCCATGGCGGCGGTGCTGATGCTGATCTTCCAGGACACCCTGCTTTCGCTGGTGGCCAGCGTACAGATCACCTCCAACGACCTGATCCGCGTCGGCGACTGGGTGGAGATGCCGCAGCTCAATGCCGACGGCGACGTGATCGATATCGCGCTGCATACCGTGAAGGTGCAGAACTGGGACAAGACCATCACCAGCATCCCGACCAAGCGCTTTATCTCGGATTCGTTCAAGAACTGGCGCGGCATGCAGGAAAGCGGCGGCCGGCGCATCAAGCGCAGCCTGTATCTGGATCAGCAGAGCGTGCATTTTCTCGATGCCGACGAGCGCAAGCGGCTGTATCGCTTTAGCCTGCTGGAGGATTACCTGGTCAACAAGCGCAAGGAGATCGACGAGTGGAACGCCAAGCTCGCCGAGCGTGGGCAGGACCCGGTCAACACCCGCAGGGTGACCAATCTCGGGACGTTCCGCGCCTATGTCGAGCGCTATCTGCGCGCCCACCCCGGCGTGCACCAGAACATGACGCTGATGGTGCGCCAGCTGAGCCCGACTGCGGACGGCCTGCCGCTGGAAATCTACTGCTTCACCAATACGGTGGCGTGGACGCAGTACGAAGCCATCCAGTCGGACATCTTCGACCACCTGCTGGCGATCCTGCCGGAATTCGGTCTACGGGTATTCCAGCACCCAAGCGGCGGCGATGTACGCGATTGGCGCGATTCACTGCGCCAGCCGGGCGCGCCAGCATTGCAGCAACCGGAAGGACATCCTGCCGAGGAAAGAAGTTAA